A single Lactuca sativa cultivar Salinas chromosome 8, Lsat_Salinas_v11, whole genome shotgun sequence DNA region contains:
- the LOC111914976 gene encoding 24-methylenesterol C-methyltransferase 3: MDSIALVCTASLLAGGLYWFVCMLGAAEQKGKRAVDLSGGSIDREQVQENYNEYWSFFRRPKEIEKAEKVPAFVDTFYNLVTDIYEWGWGQSFHFSPAIPGKSNLESTKIHEQMAVDLIGVKPGQKILDAGCGVGGPMRAIAAHSGCNVVGITINEYQVSRAKAHNKKAGLDKQCDVVCGNFLEMPFEDESFDGAYSIEATCHAPKLEDVYSEIFRVLKPGSLYVSYEWVTTELYRGEDPEHVDIIQGIERGDALPGLRSYSDIAETAKKVGFEVVKEKDLAKPPARPWWSRLKMGRLAYWRNHIVVMVLETLGVAPKGTIDVHEMLFKTADYLTRGGETGIFTPMHMILCRKPEKPQEA; this comes from the coding sequence aTGGACTCCATCGCCCTTGTCTGCACCGCCTCTCTCCTCGCCGGCGGCCTTTACTGGTTCGTTTGCATGCTCGGAGCTGCCGAACAAAAGGGAAAACGTGCCGTCGATCTCTCCGGTGGCTCCATCGACCGTGAACAAGTCCAAGAGAATTACAACGAGTATTGGTCTTTCTTCCGCCGCCCTAAAGAGATTGAAAAAGCAGAAAAAGTCCCCGCCTTTGTCGATACCTTCTACAATCTCGTCACTGACATCTACGAATGGGGCTGGGGGCAATCTTTTCACTTTTCACCTGCGATCCCTGGGAAATCGAACCTCGAATCGACTAAAATCCACGAACAGATGGCTGTAGATCTGATCGGTGTAAAACCTGGCCAGAAGATTCTCGATGCTGGATGCGGCGTTGGAGGTCCGATGCGTGCAATCGCAGCTCATTCAGGCTGCAATGTTGTCGGAATTACGATTAACGAGTATCAGGTGAGCCGAGCGAAGGCTCACAACAAAAAAGCAGGATTGGACAAGCAATGCGACGTCGTATGCGGGAACTTTTTAGAAATGCCTTTTGAAGACGAGAGCTTCGACGGCGCGTACTCAATCGAGGCGACTTGCCACGCGCCAAAGCTCGAAGATGTTTACAGcgagatttttagggttttaaagCCTGGATCGCTGTACGTTTCGTATGAATGGGTGACAACCGAATTGTACAGAGGTGAAGATCCAGAACATGTAGACATCATTCAGGGGATCGAGAGAGGCGACGCCTTGCCTGGATTGAGGAGTTACTCCGATATTGCAGAGACAGCGAAGAAGGTAGGGTTTGAGGTGGTAAAAGAGAAGGATTTGGCAAAGCCTCCGGCGAGACCATGGTGGTCGAGGTTGAAGATGGGAAGACTTGCTTACTGGAGGAACCATATCGTAGTCATGGTGCTCGAAACGCTAGGGGTTGCACCCAAAGGCACCATTGATGTCCACGAAATGCTCTTCAAAACAGCGGATTATCTCACCAGAGGTGGAGAAACCGGAATATTCACTCCGATGCATATGATCCTCTGCAGAAAGCCTGAAAAACCTCAAGAAGCTTGA